A window from Toxoplasma gondii ME49 chromosome IX, whole genome shotgun sequence encodes these proteins:
- a CDS encoding hypothetical protein (encoded by transcript TGME49_289380~Signal peptide predicted by SignalP 2.0 HMM (probability 0.871) with cleavage site probability 0.788 at residue 35), with amino-acid sequence MESNRRRAPCPPASGVSPGSILCLFLLSLLPCALGASQKNSAELLDSLACVGSPPETAENATASLGSWEQVPCLDAASVSVFTSRKEVQAGNILLFLDIDDTVIASGGWNEVMGNSLGGVDDRYPRGSEYPGFSAVLFLLALGPHARNLKSGQLTEFAPPSKAMVVTARPNLPVFRPPNLMRHLTSILTRGARQIMGDNAPEWGVGSQNVMKPASVLRGTYGRGENKLSFMTKVLTEGRPVNESRIDENTKVMFVGDSAERDLEVAIGLSAMVPDKVAAHLLHVVYRHNSGDPTQMHASHTVQTGEKFDEDGVLSKAAVTLQEIISGAARTVAAATRALTEKDEREKHRQTPRAFTESQPTNKKISFQEALGNTTRFGIRVGHALVDAIALVYDVYVTSDDEEGPRSCAELSASQAFEVGVLTARKIRLILDLYRHRWLHTYSTFRTREEQEAAGASVSSRMLPIFFVKCGTVKLRVAHEAPRQAPLDVLLSEMTGARDRVTVRFRSVDTLHAGSELDAETVRSNMLDTLGIPVVPYVTSISAVAQAYVLGIVDLTDVLVVVRKTYEMLRAQGPLAQPARLLSLLDHFHDLEALRAMLFPGGKGALPASAPVRVRATVDYLDELGKVQKAFIKRAAYLRAVPTRTEMCIREMERNAESHYDRSLKRQRGAAGKSAPFTRSQFSAFVSAFAELVCKFDVELSSVQFAGGAEVHGLSVYLSRLVRQAVAATETTPFSSAQKKKAPPESPVSKAVAELAATNAGTEKEKKDPKNMGRGKTACTLSDDVRVTFATMYKAFCADVARDVCHLLETRLVTSGVLSDFIFLAQERGRKYQGPLRLPHLGRVVFIDEHGLDDFEVSHQKPLTDVIGSMGAKLDEAIMEQASAGFRFAKWPGLDSWNQWTQVAASLQLIVDCGLLNRGTQ; translated from the exons aTGGAGTCGAATCGGCGAAGAGCACCCTGCCCCCCCGCCTCTGGGGTCTCTCCCGGCAGTATCCTGTgcttgtttctcttgtctcttcttccttgcgCTCTCGGAGCATCACAGAAGAACTCAGCCGAGCTCCTGGACTCTCTGGCGTGTGTCGGCTCTCCTCCGGAGACGGCGGAGAACGCGACCGCGTCGCTGGGGTCCTGGGAGCAGGTTCCCTGCCTCGATGCGGCATCTGTCAGTGTGTTCACttcgagaaaagaagtgCAGGCCGGAAACATTTTACTTTTTCTCGACATCGACGACACCGTCATCGCCTCCGGAGGCTGGAACGAGGTCATGGGCAATAGCCTCGGTGGCGTCGATGACCGATATCCCAGGGGATCGGAGTACCCCGGCTTCAGCGCCGTTCTgttcctcctcgctctcggaCCGCATGCGCGGAACTTGAAGAGCGGACAACTGACGGAGTTCGCGCCTCCGTCGAAAGCCATGGTCGTTACAGCTCGACCCAACTTGCCGGTCTTTAGACCTCCAAACCTCATGCGACATCTCACTTCCATCCTCACTCGAGGTGCCAGACAAATCATGGGCGACAATGCCCCTGAGTGGGGCGTCGGCTCTCAGAACGTCATGAAACCTGCTAGCGTTTTAAGAG gcacATACGGCCGAGGAGAAAATAAACTTTCCTTCATGACCAAGGTGCTGACGGAGGGGCGCCCCGTCAACGAGTCTCGGATCGACGAGAATACGAAGGTCATGTTCGTCGGAGATTCGGCCGAAAG GGACCTGGAAGTGGCGATTGGCCTCTCGGCGATGGTTCCAGACAAGGTGGCGGCGCACCTTCTGCACGTCGTGTACAGACACAACAGTGGCGATCCGACGCAGATGCATGCCTCTCACACAGTccagacgggagagaagttcgacgaagacggcgTCTTGAGCAAAGCCGCTGTGACACTCCAGGAAATCATTTCGGGAGCAGCGCGCACGGTCGCAGCCGCCACGCGCGCGTtgacggagaaggacgagcGCGAGAAGCACCGACAAACTCCAAGAGCCTTCACAGAGAGTCAGCCGACAAACAAGAAAATCAGTTTCCAGGAGGCTCTCGGCAACACCACGCGCTTCGGCATCAG AGTGGGTCACGCGCTGGTTGACGCGATTGCCTTGGTGTACGACGTGTACGTCAcgagcgacgacgaagaaggcccGAGGAGCTGCGCCGAGTTGAGTGCATCTCAGGCGTTCGAGGTGGGCGTCTTGACCGCACGGAAGATCCGCTTGATTCTGGATCTCTACCGTCATCGCTGGCTTCACACCTACTCGACCTTTCGCACCCGGGAGGAGCAGGAGGCTGCCGGggcgtctgtgtcttcgcgAATGCTTccgatcttcttcgtcaaaTGCGGAACTGTCAAGCTGCGCGTAGCCCACGAGGCGCCCCGACAGGCGCCTCTCGACGTCCTTTTGTCGGAAATGACCGGTGCTCGAGACCGCGTCACCGTGCGCTTCCGAAGCGTCGATACACTCCACGCGGGCTCCGAACTGGACGCAGAGACCGTGAGAAGCAACATGCTTGACACTCTGGGAATCCCCGTCGTCCCCTACGTCACCAGCATCTCCGCGGTCGCACAAGCCTACGTCCTCGGAATCGTCGACCTCACCGATGTGCTCGTCGTCGTCAGAAAG ACTTACGAGATGCTCCGAGCGCAAGGCCCCCTGGCGCAGCCGGCGcgtttgctgtctcttctggaCCACTTCCACGACCTGGAGGCCCTCCGCGCCATGCTGTTCCCAGGCGGGAAGGGGGCGTTGCCTGCGAGTGCGCCGGTGCGCGTGCGGGCGACTGTCGACTATCTCGATGAGCTTGGAAAGGTCCAGAAGGCGTTCATCAAGCGCGCGGCTTATCTTCGGGCAGTCCCGACCCGCACAGAGATGTGCATTCGCGAGATGGAGCGAAATGCTGAGAGCCACTACGACCGCAGCCTGAAGCGTCAACGAGGCGCGGCTGGGAAGAGTGCGCCCTTCACGCGGTCGCAgttctccgccttcgtctctgcgtttgccGAGCTGGTCTGCAAGTTTGACGTCGAGCTGTCGAGCGTCCAGTTTGCGGGAGGCGCCGAGGTCCACGGCTTGTCCGTCTACCTCAGCCGCTTGGTGCGCCAGGCCGTCGCTGCGACAGAAACGACGCCTTTTTCAAgcgcgcagaagaagaaggcgccgccGGAGAGCCCTGTCAGCAAGGCTGTGGCAGAGCTAGCGGCCACGAACGCgggaacggagaaagaaaagaaagacccGAAGAACATGGGCCGCGGCAAAACCGCATGCACCCTGTCTGACGATGTGCGAGTGACATTTGCCACCATGTACAAAGCCTTCTGCGCAGACGTCGCTCGAGACGTCTGTCACCTTCTAGAGACGCGATTGGTTACCAGCGGCGTTCTCTCAGATttcatcttcctcgctcAGGAACGTGGAAGAAAGTATCAAGGCccgcttcgcctccctcaCCTCGGACGCGTCGTTTTCATCGACGAACATGGCCTCG ATGATTTTGAAGTGTCTCACCAGAAGCCTCTGACGGATGTGATTGGGTCCATGGGGGCAAAGCTGGACGAAGCGATCATGGAGCAAGCGTCGGCGGGATTCCGCTTCGCAAAGTGGCCTGGCTTGGATTCGTGGAACCAGTGGACACAGGTTGCAGCGTCCCTGCAATTAATTGTCGACTGTGGCTTGTTGAACCGCGGGACGCAGTAG